A window of Christiangramia forsetii KT0803 contains these coding sequences:
- a CDS encoding DUF1684 domain-containing protein: MYRIKFSCFCLFIFLFSLNITEAQEIDLTASSKEFQKELNEEYANSEESPLEEKDLKNFSGLEFFEINPEYIVMAEFVRTPAESPFAMRTSTDRMPIYVKYGELYFTLKERGFKLNLYQNQELTQDPEYFDYLFLPITDLTNGISTYGGGRYIDFRIPESKEVILDFNKAYNPYCAYNGKYSCPIPPKENDLDIEILAGVKSFKNN, from the coding sequence ATGTATAGAATCAAATTTTCATGTTTTTGCCTTTTTATTTTTTTATTCAGTTTAAATATAACTGAAGCTCAGGAAATTGATCTTACTGCCAGTTCAAAGGAATTTCAAAAAGAACTGAATGAGGAGTATGCAAATTCTGAAGAATCTCCACTAGAAGAAAAAGATTTAAAAAATTTCAGCGGACTTGAGTTTTTTGAAATTAACCCGGAATATATTGTAATGGCAGAATTTGTGAGGACACCGGCTGAATCCCCTTTTGCAATGAGGACGAGTACCGACAGGATGCCGATCTATGTAAAATACGGGGAGCTATATTTCACGTTAAAAGAGAGGGGTTTTAAGCTGAATTTATATCAGAACCAGGAGTTAACCCAGGATCCGGAATATTTTGATTACCTGTTTTTGCCTATTACAGATCTTACCAATGGAATAAGCACTTATGGAGGTGGTAGATATATCGATTTTAGAATTCCTGAATCTAAAGAGGTGATTTTAGATTTTAATAAGGCCTATAATCCTTATTGTGCTTATAACGGCAAATATTCCTGTCCTATCCCACCGAAGGAAAACGATTTGGATATAGAAATACTTGCCGGTGTAAAGTCTTTTAAAAATAATTGA